One window of the Piliocolobus tephrosceles isolate RC106 chromosome 17, ASM277652v3, whole genome shotgun sequence genome contains the following:
- the CHP2 gene encoding calcineurin B homologous protein 2, translating into MGSRSSHAVIPDADSIRRETGFSQASLLRLHHRFRALDRNKKGYLSRMDLQQIGALAVNPLGDRIIESFFPDGSQQVDFPGFVRVLAHFRPVEDEDTETQDPKKPEPLNSRRNKLHYAFQLYDLDRDGKISRHEMLQVLRLMVGVEVTEEQLENIADRTVQEADEDGDGAVSFVEFTKSLEKMDVEQKMSIRILK; encoded by the exons ATGGGGTCGCGCAGCTCCCACGCGGTCATTCCCGATGCGGACAGTATTCGGCGAGAGACCGGCT TCTCCCAAGCCAGCCTGCTCCGCCTGCACCACCGGTTCCGGGCACTGGACAGGAACAAGAAGGGCTACCTGAG CCGCATGGATCTCCAGCAGATAGGGGCGCTCGCCGTGAACCCCCTGGGAGACCGCATTATAGAAAGCTTCTTCCCCGACGG GAGCCAGCAAGTGGATTTCCCAGGCTTTGTCAGGGTCCTGGCTCATTTTCGCCCTGTAGAAGATGAGGACACAGAAACCCAAGACCCCAAGAAACCTGAACCTCTCAACAGCAGAAGGAACAAACTTCACT ATGCATTTCAGCTCTATGACCTGGACCGTGATGGGAAGATCTCCAGGCATGAGATGCTGCAG GTTCTCCGTCTGATGGTTGGAGTAGAGGTGACAGAAGAGCAGCTGGAGAACATCGCTGACCGCACGGTGCAGGAGGCTGATGAAGATGGGGATGGGGCTGTGTCCTTCGTGGAGTTCACCAAG TCCTTAGAGAAGATGGACGTTGAACAAAAAATGAGCATCAGGATCCTAAAGTGA